The following are from one region of the Eubacterium sp. MSJ-33 genome:
- a CDS encoding IS4 family transposase — protein sequence MNRNPQKLRDLLLNLINKQKQDLTGLVSYPDVNFTRNRKIPYENMILSLLTMEGATLTNELLRQFGCSTTTATSSAFVQQRKKILPATLENLFQEFASQTARSDNYRGYKLLAIDGSDIQIATNPRDKASFFQTKEGVKPYNLLHLNALYNLLSHTYEDAIVYKAKEAGENKALIEMVDRSDFTTKTIVTADRGYESYNNMAHIQEKGWFYLIRVKDFGKYKTGILHGLDLPDTEEFDEYIDLNLTRKQTNEMKNLLQQKNTYRWIPHRCTFDYLPSKSKKSDPAVLYHLPFRIVRFPISDNSYEVVVTNLDAVEFPSGELKKLYGMRWGIETSFRDLKYTIGLLHFHSKKVDYILQEIFAGLIMYNFSELITSHVVIEKGSRKYEYKINFSVAVHICRDFLLSINNPPDVELLIARYVLPIRPGRSRPREMKVKQAISFMYRIA from the coding sequence ATGAATAGGAACCCACAGAAATTAAGGGACTTATTATTGAATCTCATTAATAAGCAGAAGCAGGATTTAACAGGACTTGTTTCTTACCCCGATGTGAATTTTACAAGAAATAGGAAAATTCCATATGAAAATATGATTTTGTCATTGCTAACGATGGAGGGGGCCACTTTAACGAACGAACTATTACGACAGTTTGGTTGCAGTACCACTACCGCAACATCGTCAGCATTTGTTCAGCAGAGAAAGAAAATCCTACCAGCTACACTGGAAAATCTTTTTCAAGAGTTCGCTTCCCAAACAGCCCGAAGCGATAATTATAGGGGATATAAACTTTTAGCTATTGATGGTTCAGATATTCAAATTGCAACTAATCCTAGGGACAAAGCGTCTTTTTTTCAAACAAAAGAAGGTGTAAAACCCTACAATCTCCTTCACCTGAATGCTTTATACAACCTTCTCTCTCACACATATGAAGATGCTATAGTTTATAAAGCTAAAGAAGCCGGAGAAAACAAAGCATTAATTGAAATGGTTGATAGATCTGATTTTACCACAAAGACCATTGTTACTGCGGACAGAGGGTATGAGTCGTATAACAACATGGCACATATACAAGAAAAAGGTTGGTTCTACCTTATACGAGTAAAGGATTTTGGCAAGTACAAAACAGGCATTTTGCACGGCTTAGACTTACCTGACACAGAGGAATTTGATGAGTATATAGATTTAAATTTAACTCGGAAACAGACAAATGAAATGAAGAATTTATTGCAGCAGAAGAATACATATCGATGGATACCACATAGATGTACGTTCGATTATCTGCCGTCAAAAAGTAAAAAATCAGATCCTGCAGTATTGTATCATCTACCATTTAGAATTGTACGTTTTCCAATATCAGATAATTCATATGAAGTTGTAGTAACCAATCTGGACGCAGTAGAATTTCCTTCAGGTGAACTAAAGAAACTATACGGCATGAGGTGGGGAATTGAAACATCTTTTAGAGATTTAAAATATACTATAGGATTACTTCATTTTCATTCGAAAAAGGTGGACTATATACTCCAAGAAATTTTCGCAGGGCTAATAATGTATAACTTTTCTGAATTGATTACCTCGCACGTAGTCATAGAAAAGGGTTCCAGAAAATATGAATATAAAATCAACTTTTCTGTTGCTGTACATATATGCCGTGATTTCCTGTTAAGTATAAATAACCCACCTGATGTTGAACTGCTCATTGCCAGATATGTACTACCCATTCGCCCCGGGCGCTCAAGACCACGAGAAATGAAAGTCAAACAAGCAATAAGCTTCATGTATAGAATAGCATAA
- a CDS encoding clostripain-related cysteine peptidase produces MFCNECGHALNENGVCPICGWQASQSSQPASGQQIPYNNESGYGGQPMSYGYGQPTPYNPPQYSGQPNPYQNMQGNVPPAAPPKTVKKKRWPLIAGISGCVVVLAVGIALITTKRPVKDLTQTTAAVTTEQQTSFPTTESVTTEQQPVSSGSKTVMIYMVGSDLESDHLAASTDIDEMLDSGFDESAMNVLLYTGGCRDWHNSSIPENANTIFKIENGNLKELTSKDASNMGDPANLTEFLNYGYSNYPAEQYDLILWNHGGGAFFGYGYDETTSDSLTLDELQQAFTDSPFHDENKLNLIGFDACLMANIETAHALSSYANYMVASQEPEPGCGWHYSFLDDIDTIQDGTQIGQAIVDSYIQETTDYMNSFPFSYTPVCLSVLDLSQVGACETALNDLFAVVNDNFDESTYARYSAIRTSAKEIAASYSYAEGSYDVVDLTDYTMRMQSLHPAESTALSNALGSLIVYSRANEKRINGVSIYHPYYTKEYVSSLIPMYTTFDFADNYTSFISRFAGMLTDTDAFTVTWNPEDLVPVMNEDSTFSVDLNSEQSAALQNAYFVIAKKDHEQDGMYDLVALSSAVSDDGTGKMTADFDGQITYMQNDTTKENYELMYTVQEKTDTYTRYLLSSILYNDDIEGDDSMYAYFVLEVSDEHPEGQILGAYPIDNYINTEGNEIFPERYEINIDDYQNVAFGYFSHRFTSNEDLTNFNEADWADLMINYSSFPISEGFTPVRDALLVGEEYYGMFIFEDMQGNRHCSSLVQIQ; encoded by the coding sequence ATGTTTTGTAATGAGTGCGGACACGCATTAAACGAGAATGGTGTCTGCCCGATATGTGGCTGGCAGGCGTCGCAGAGCAGCCAGCCGGCAAGCGGGCAGCAGATTCCATATAACAACGAATCGGGATATGGTGGGCAGCCAATGTCGTATGGGTACGGACAGCCAACACCATATAATCCTCCGCAATACAGCGGACAACCAAATCCATATCAGAATATGCAGGGAAATGTACCGCCTGCAGCACCACCAAAGACCGTTAAAAAGAAAAGATGGCCTCTGATTGCCGGTATCAGCGGATGTGTGGTAGTTCTCGCAGTTGGAATTGCCCTCATCACCACCAAACGTCCGGTCAAGGATCTGACACAGACAACCGCCGCTGTAACAACGGAGCAACAAACTTCATTTCCTACCACTGAATCTGTAACAACCGAACAACAACCTGTATCATCCGGTTCCAAAACTGTTATGATCTACATGGTTGGCTCGGATCTTGAGAGTGATCATCTGGCAGCTTCCACAGACATTGACGAAATGTTAGATTCCGGTTTTGATGAATCCGCCATGAATGTACTACTCTATACCGGCGGATGCAGAGACTGGCATAACAGCAGCATTCCGGAAAATGCCAACACTATTTTCAAGATTGAGAACGGAAATCTGAAAGAGCTTACTTCCAAGGACGCTTCCAATATGGGAGATCCTGCAAATCTGACCGAATTCTTAAATTATGGATATTCAAACTATCCGGCAGAGCAATATGATCTAATCTTATGGAATCACGGCGGCGGCGCATTCTTCGGATACGGCTACGATGAGACAACCAGTGACAGTCTGACATTGGATGAGCTGCAGCAGGCTTTTACGGACTCTCCTTTCCACGATGAAAATAAGCTGAATCTCATTGGTTTTGATGCCTGCCTGATGGCAAACATTGAAACAGCGCACGCGTTAAGTTCCTACGCAAACTATATGGTTGCCTCGCAGGAACCGGAGCCAGGCTGTGGATGGCATTACAGCTTTCTGGATGACATTGACACCATACAGGATGGTACACAAATCGGACAGGCAATTGTAGATTCTTATATTCAGGAAACAACCGATTACATGAACAGTTTCCCGTTCTCGTACACGCCTGTCTGCCTGTCTGTTCTGGATTTAAGTCAGGTGGGTGCATGTGAAACTGCGCTTAACGACTTATTCGCTGTCGTAAACGATAACTTTGATGAGAGTACCTATGCCCGGTATTCTGCAATTCGGACAAGTGCAAAGGAAATTGCCGCCAGCTATTCCTATGCGGAAGGATCCTATGATGTTGTAGATCTCACGGATTATACTATGCGTATGCAGTCACTGCATCCGGCAGAATCGACTGCACTTTCTAATGCATTAGGCAGCCTCATTGTATATTCACGCGCAAATGAAAAACGGATTAATGGTGTGTCCATCTACCACCCTTATTATACGAAGGAATATGTATCTTCCCTGATTCCTATGTACACGACCTTCGATTTCGCTGATAATTATACTAGTTTCATATCTCGTTTTGCAGGTATGCTGACAGATACAGACGCATTTACGGTTACATGGAATCCAGAGGATCTTGTGCCTGTCATGAATGAGGATTCTACCTTCTCTGTTGACTTAAACAGTGAACAGTCTGCTGCATTGCAGAATGCTTATTTTGTAATAGCCAAGAAAGATCATGAACAGGATGGTATGTATGATCTGGTTGCATTAAGCTCCGCAGTATCCGATGACGGAACCGGAAAAATGACCGCAGATTTTGATGGTCAGATCACTTATATGCAGAATGACACAACAAAAGAGAATTATGAACTGATGTACACCGTGCAGGAAAAAACAGATACCTATACCCGCTATCTTCTCTCCAGTATCCTCTACAATGACGATATTGAAGGAGACGACAGCATGTATGCGTATTTTGTATTAGAAGTATCAGACGAACATCCGGAAGGTCAGATTCTCGGTGCTTATCCAATCGACAATTATATCAATACCGAAGGAAATGAGATCTTCCCGGAGCGATATGAAATCAACATTGATGATTATCAGAATGTAGCATTCGGATATTTCTCCCACCGTTTTACATCGAACGAAGATCTGACGAACTTCAACGAGGCAGACTGGGCAGATCTTATGATCAACTACAGTTCTTTCCCAATCTCCGAAGGCTTCACACCTGTACGGGATGCATTGCTTGTCGGTGAAGAATACTATGGTATGTTCATCTTTGAAGATATGCAGGGAAACCGACATTGTTCAAGTCTCGTACAGATTCAATAA
- a CDS encoding AAA family ATPase yields MEVTEVREITQKIITEASGVVIGSESVIEKMLAAFLAGGHVLLEDRPGSGKTTLAKTLARLLDVEQKRVQFTPDLMPSDITGLNVYSQKDGEFHLVKGPVFTNILLADEINRATPRTQSSLLEAMEEKQVTIDGQTMPLAEPFLVIATENPIETTGTYPLPEAQVDRFMMKLSMGELDEKAKLRVMETFLDGSMLQELQPVCTSEQILAMREMIKTVTVNQCVREYIVEIISKTGKNQSIMAGVSTRAMLALVRVLQAFAAMQGRTYVIPDDVKALAPCVLAHRLLTYGNAKDNVEKLQEIISMVEVPVEDWKQ; encoded by the coding sequence ATGGAAGTTACAGAAGTACGGGAAATAACACAGAAGATCATAACAGAAGCATCCGGAGTTGTGATTGGCAGTGAATCAGTGATAGAGAAAATGCTTGCCGCATTTTTAGCAGGAGGTCATGTATTACTGGAAGACCGTCCGGGAAGCGGTAAGACAACACTTGCAAAGACTTTGGCACGTCTTTTGGATGTGGAACAGAAACGGGTACAGTTCACACCGGATCTGATGCCGAGTGACATTACCGGATTGAATGTATACAGTCAGAAGGATGGAGAGTTTCATCTTGTAAAAGGCCCGGTTTTTACCAATATCTTACTGGCGGATGAGATAAACCGCGCGACTCCGAGAACACAGTCGAGTCTGCTAGAGGCAATGGAGGAAAAACAGGTGACGATAGATGGACAGACGATGCCGCTTGCAGAACCTTTCCTTGTGATAGCAACTGAGAACCCGATAGAGACAACCGGAACCTATCCGCTTCCGGAAGCGCAGGTGGATCGATTTATGATGAAACTGTCTATGGGAGAACTGGATGAGAAAGCAAAGCTTCGGGTGATGGAGACGTTTTTGGATGGAAGTATGCTGCAGGAATTACAGCCGGTCTGCACATCGGAACAGATTCTTGCTATGCGCGAAATGATAAAGACTGTGACGGTCAATCAATGTGTACGGGAGTATATAGTAGAGATTATCAGTAAAACAGGCAAAAATCAAAGTATCATGGCAGGGGTAAGTACGCGTGCTATGCTGGCCCTTGTGCGTGTTTTGCAGGCATTTGCAGCTATGCAGGGAAGAACCTATGTGATACCGGATGATGTCAAGGCGCTTGCTCCATGTGTTTTGGCACACCGTCTTTTGACATATGGAAATGCAAAAGACAATGTGGAAAAATTACAGGAAATTATCAGTATGGTGGAAGTACCGGTGGAGGATTGGAAGCAGTGA
- a CDS encoding DUF58 domain-containing protein produces MSLIVALVIASLVYILQKHLYAVWWNRNLDVTISFADPYVREGEKSALKEVIYNGKILPLPVFHVKFSADRSFQFEDTENTVVTDSYYRNDVFSVLGYRKITRTLPFQTSKRGLYGIPNLNVIARDFFMTTNFAYSKSGNAWIYVLPERVYTPELSMFCTHLLGELETRRNRMEDPYTFRGIREYAYGDTIGKVNWKATARTAQLMVNMYGYTSEQRVRILLNLETNMMGKTENLQEMSIRMAGTVAEYFLKNKVSVEILSNGIDQTTGDCERVEAGMSMEHGVTIDKYLARIMGNAGIDRFMNIVNDELSHMEETVTYVVISPYYKDDLLVKLDYMQKNHMAVQMLVPYYDIQDKENWRNYMHGVEVKWNEV; encoded by the coding sequence GTGAGTCTGATTGTAGCACTTGTGATTGCGAGTCTTGTATATATATTGCAGAAACATTTGTATGCGGTATGGTGGAATCGGAATCTGGATGTGACAATTTCATTTGCGGACCCGTATGTGCGGGAAGGGGAAAAAAGTGCATTGAAGGAAGTAATCTATAATGGGAAAATTCTTCCATTGCCGGTGTTCCATGTCAAGTTCTCGGCAGATCGTTCATTTCAGTTTGAAGATACAGAGAATACGGTTGTGACGGATAGTTATTACAGAAACGATGTGTTTTCTGTGCTTGGTTATCGAAAGATCACAAGAACGCTGCCGTTTCAGACATCAAAGCGTGGATTGTACGGGATTCCGAATTTGAATGTAATCGCACGTGATTTTTTCATGACAACGAATTTTGCGTACAGTAAAAGTGGCAATGCATGGATATATGTGCTTCCGGAACGGGTTTATACGCCGGAACTGTCGATGTTTTGCACGCATCTTCTTGGGGAACTTGAAACCCGTAGAAACCGTATGGAAGATCCCTACACATTTCGTGGAATCCGGGAGTATGCGTATGGCGATACGATAGGGAAGGTCAACTGGAAAGCGACAGCAAGAACGGCACAGCTTATGGTTAATATGTATGGATATACATCGGAACAGCGTGTGCGGATTCTGCTTAATCTGGAGACGAATATGATGGGAAAAACGGAGAATCTTCAGGAGATGAGTATCCGTATGGCGGGAACTGTGGCTGAGTATTTTTTGAAAAATAAAGTTTCTGTTGAGATCCTGTCGAACGGTATCGACCAGACAACGGGCGATTGTGAACGTGTGGAAGCAGGGATGTCTATGGAACATGGAGTTACGATAGATAAATATCTGGCTCGAATTATGGGAAATGCAGGAATAGATCGTTTTATGAACATTGTAAATGATGAGCTTTCGCATATGGAGGAGACAGTGACTTATGTGGTTATCTCGCCATACTATAAGGATGATCTGCTTGTAAAGCTGGATTATATGCAGAAAAATCATATGGCAGTGCAGATGCTGGTGCCTTACTATGATATTCAGGATAAAGAAAACTGGAGAAATTACATGCATGGGGTGGAGGTGAAGTGGAATGAAGTATAA
- a CDS encoding DUF4129 domain-containing protein codes for MKYKLLQITTLLHLLYEWTCCSLAFAFVEVVFTKQAPHFYLIPVTGVWFVISYILRAKAGNYLVLLVGHLLMRLPIYLLPISRELQWVYFIIPCYLFFASISGVRKKTNESGYSGENELPWHSFLFCLAAYLVGGHLEQPGLQIYAYITTLVLLLLYLAIVYTDGMEHYLDAAGHVSKMPLRQILSVNTIMVGAIIIVLILGLGLGELLGFQKLVALVWDAMLAVIRIVAMIFGAIFEFIGRWFKNGDPGASDYDENADGNMPERMHSIGQMLMPVLYVCLIAIGIYLLYKILARLVRFLMTKRVISSDQIELVPAQKTDEEKKQRKKKDRLIMSRDWRARKYYKDYIERYRYDITLKQTETSREIQDELQRKDLTDVTELTACYEEIRYGNSDVDRAMLQKIRRLAGK; via the coding sequence ATGAAGTATAAACTGCTGCAGATAACAACGCTGCTTCATCTTCTCTATGAATGGACTTGCTGTAGTCTGGCATTTGCATTTGTGGAAGTGGTATTTACAAAGCAGGCACCGCACTTTTACCTGATTCCGGTTACGGGAGTTTGGTTCGTGATATCGTATATTCTGCGAGCAAAAGCGGGAAATTACCTGGTGTTGCTTGTGGGGCATTTACTGATGCGGCTTCCGATTTATCTGCTGCCGATCTCAAGAGAACTGCAATGGGTATATTTTATCATTCCGTGTTATCTTTTCTTTGCATCTATATCAGGCGTACGAAAAAAGACAAATGAGAGTGGGTATAGCGGGGAAAATGAATTACCGTGGCATTCATTTTTATTTTGCCTGGCTGCGTATCTGGTCGGCGGGCATCTGGAGCAGCCGGGATTGCAGATCTATGCATATATTACAACGCTTGTTTTGCTGCTGCTGTATCTGGCAATTGTATACACAGACGGAATGGAGCATTATCTGGACGCTGCGGGCCATGTATCAAAGATGCCGCTGCGGCAGATACTGTCCGTGAATACGATTATGGTCGGCGCTATTATCATAGTTTTAATACTTGGGTTAGGCCTTGGAGAATTGCTGGGATTTCAGAAGCTGGTTGCTTTGGTATGGGATGCGATGCTTGCGGTCATACGGATCGTAGCGATGATATTTGGTGCAATTTTTGAGTTTATTGGACGCTGGTTTAAGAACGGAGATCCGGGTGCAAGTGATTATGATGAGAATGCAGATGGAAATATGCCGGAGCGTATGCATTCAATCGGTCAGATGCTGATGCCGGTATTATATGTGTGCCTGATTGCGATTGGAATATATCTGTTATATAAAATTCTCGCAAGACTGGTTCGTTTTCTTATGACGAAACGTGTGATATCGTCGGATCAGATAGAATTGGTGCCGGCACAAAAAACAGACGAGGAGAAAAAACAGCGTAAAAAGAAGGACCGTCTTATCATGTCGCGCGATTGGCGGGCAAGAAAATATTATAAGGATTATATTGAGAGGTATCGTTATGACATTACGCTGAAACAGACGGAGACAAGCCGTGAAATTCAGGATGAATTGCAAAGGAAAGATCTGACGGATGTAACAGAACTTACGGCTTGTTATGAAGAAATACGGTATGGAAATTCGGACGTAGACCGTGCAATGCTTCAGAAGATACGCCGGTTGGCAGGAAAGTAG
- the glgA gene encoding glycogen synthase GlgA, giving the protein MKKVAYIASECVPFIKTGGLADVVGTLPRIFDKKEYDVRVIIPNYMCLPAKFKEKMRYLTHFHMDIGWKQQYVGVMYLEYEGVPVYFIDNEYYFNGFNIYSDDMKWDIEKFCYFSKAALSILPSIGFQPDIVHCHDWQAGLVPVYLKTLFADNPFYSGMKSIMTIHNLQFQGRWDIKTVQEYSGLPDYLFTPDKLEIDKDASMLKGGLVYADKITTVSNTYAQEIQTAYYGEGLDGLLRARNQSLWGIVNGIDYKDYDPATDKKIYKNYTLKNFRKNKVANKLALQKELGLPEDKNAYMIGIISRLTDQKGLDLVDRVMNDICTDGTQFVVLGTGERRYEDMFRYYQGIHPAKVSANIYYSDELSHKMYAACDAMLVPSRFEPCGLTQLMALRYGTLPIVRETGGLKDTVIPYNEFEGSGTGFSFANYNAHELLNTINYSKQVFFDKKDAWESMQECAMQQNYSWSNSAEIYQRLYEQV; this is encoded by the coding sequence ATGAAGAAAGTGGCTTATATTGCATCGGAGTGTGTACCGTTTATCAAGACTGGAGGGCTTGCAGACGTTGTTGGTACACTGCCGAGAATTTTTGATAAAAAGGAGTATGACGTGCGTGTCATCATTCCGAATTACATGTGTCTGCCGGCAAAATTCAAGGAGAAGATGCGTTATCTGACACATTTTCATATGGATATTGGCTGGAAGCAGCAGTATGTCGGGGTTATGTATCTGGAATATGAAGGGGTTCCGGTATACTTTATTGACAATGAGTATTATTTCAATGGATTCAACATTTACAGTGATGATATGAAATGGGATATTGAAAAGTTCTGCTATTTCAGCAAGGCAGCACTTTCTATCCTGCCAAGTATCGGATTCCAGCCGGATATTGTACATTGCCATGACTGGCAGGCTGGACTGGTTCCGGTATACTTGAAGACATTATTTGCAGATAATCCATTTTACAGTGGCATGAAGTCAATTATGACGATCCACAATCTGCAGTTCCAGGGAAGATGGGATATCAAGACAGTCCAGGAGTATTCCGGACTTCCGGATTATCTGTTTACACCGGACAAGCTAGAGATCGATAAGGATGCAAGTATGCTGAAAGGTGGTCTTGTTTATGCAGATAAGATCACAACGGTATCGAATACTTACGCACAGGAGATTCAGACGGCTTACTATGGTGAGGGATTAGATGGCTTGCTCCGCGCGAGAAACCAGAGCCTGTGGGGTATCGTAAACGGTATCGACTACAAGGATTATGATCCGGCTACGGATAAGAAAATCTACAAGAATTATACATTGAAGAACTTCCGCAAGAACAAGGTGGCAAATAAGCTTGCATTGCAGAAGGAACTCGGACTTCCGGAAGATAAGAACGCTTACATGATTGGTATTATTTCCAGACTGACAGACCAGAAGGGCTTAGATCTGGTTGACCGTGTCATGAACGACATCTGTACCGATGGTACACAGTTTGTCGTGCTTGGTACCGGCGAGCGCCGCTATGAAGATATGTTCCGTTATTATCAGGGCATCCATCCGGCAAAGGTATCTGCAAATATTTATTACTCAGATGAACTGTCACACAAGATGTATGCAGCGTGTGATGCGATGTTAGTACCATCCCGTTTTGAACCGTGTGGACTGACACAGCTTATGGCACTTCGTTATGGTACATTGCCAATCGTAAGAGAGACGGGCGGACTTAAAGATACGGTTATTCCATACAATGAATTTGAGGGAAGCGGAACCGGATTTTCGTTCGCAAACTATAATGCACATGAGTTACTGAACACGATCAACTACTCAAAGCAGGTATTCTTCGACAAGAAGGATGCATGGGAGAGTATGCAGGAATGCGCAATGCAGCAGAACTATAGCTGGTCTAATTCTGCAGAGATCTATCAGAGATTGTATGAGCAGGTGTAG
- a CDS encoding GGDEF domain-containing protein, producing the protein MFHYFLQLNFSTILISFFMLIFVNVNPVFQRKVIRLFSIAISSVLCLVIVDSIEYWCATLPYPTMLRVAVSIIGYALRPINICFVIILSCGNRVSQKFKKFIALPGILNTLIASTALFSGVCFSYSDKNEFVRGPLGYSAFAASGFYLILLVILTNKLYKTEHTYESLIAIFIAVTNTIAVILEAFFHYDGLINTTGAVSIAFYYMYLTTQQFKRDPLTRALNRRYFYLDADHLMESKCLTAVISIDLNDLKRLNDENGHAAGDTALCTIVACIQNILPRGCHLYRTGGDEFMILCSRVSKDDVPVLIDHIRRELSKTLYCCAIGFATPDADEDFEHICSIADAAMYANKKQLKGEDTIR; encoded by the coding sequence ATGTTTCATTATTTTTTACAGTTGAATTTTTCGACGATCTTAATATCCTTTTTTATGTTGATTTTTGTCAATGTAAATCCTGTATTTCAGAGAAAGGTAATTCGGTTGTTTTCCATTGCGATAAGCTCAGTACTGTGTCTGGTTATCGTTGACAGTATAGAATACTGGTGTGCGACACTTCCGTATCCGACAATGCTGCGTGTGGCAGTATCTATTATTGGGTATGCGCTTAGACCAATCAATATATGCTTTGTGATCATTCTTTCCTGTGGTAACAGAGTGTCGCAAAAGTTTAAGAAATTTATTGCGCTTCCGGGAATTCTGAATACGTTGATCGCTTCCACTGCGTTATTTTCAGGTGTTTGTTTTTCCTACTCGGATAAGAATGAATTTGTGCGGGGGCCACTTGGATATTCGGCATTTGCTGCCTCCGGTTTTTATTTAATTCTGTTGGTTATCCTGACTAATAAGTTATATAAGACGGAGCATACATACGAATCGCTGATCGCAATTTTCATTGCGGTGACGAACACGATAGCTGTCATTCTGGAGGCGTTTTTCCATTATGACGGACTCATCAATACCACGGGAGCTGTGAGTATTGCATTTTATTATATGTATTTGACGACACAGCAGTTCAAGCGGGATCCACTTACGCGTGCGCTCAACCGTCGGTATTTTTATCTGGATGCGGATCATTTGATGGAGAGCAAATGTCTGACAGCGGTAATTTCCATTGATTTAAATGATCTGAAGAGGCTCAATGACGAGAATGGCCATGCGGCCGGGGATACGGCTTTGTGTACGATTGTAGCGTGCATTCAAAATATACTGCCGAGGGGATGCCACCTGTATCGAACCGGTGGTGATGAGTTTATGATCTTATGTTCACGGGTTTCAAAAGATGATGTCCCTGTTCTAATCGATCATATACGGAGGGAGCTTTCTAAGACTCTTTATTGCTGCGCCATTGGTTTTGCCACGCCGGATGCAGACGAGGATTTTGAACATATATGTTCTATTGCAGATGCAGCCATGTATGCAAATAAAAAACAATTAAAAGGCGAAGATACGATTCGCTAG
- the argH gene encoding argininosuccinate lyase, with the protein MAQLWGGRFTKETDQLVYNFNASISFDQKFYKQDIRGSIAHVTMLAASGILTDAERDQIIDGLNGILADVENGTLEISSKYEDIHSFVEANLIDRIGDVGKKLHTGRSRNDQVALDMRLYVRDEITEVKKLLVSLMKELHTLMKENVDTYMPGFTHLQKAQPVTFAHHVGAYMEMFKRDYSRLTDIYARMNYCPLGAGALAGTTYPLDRDLTASLLDFAGPTLNSMDSVSDRDYVIEMLSAFSTIMMHLSRFSEEIIIWNSNEYQFVELDDAYSTGSSIMPQKKNPDIAELVRGKTGRVYGALISILTTMKGIPLAYNKDMQEDKELTFDAIDTVKGCIALFTGMISTMKLNKPVMEKSAMNGFTNATDAADYLVNHGVPFRDAHGIVGQLVLYCIEHDKSLLDMAIDEYKAISPVFEDDIYDAISLKTCVSKRNTIGAPGEEAMKQVLAINEAYLEKL; encoded by the coding sequence ATGGCACAGTTATGGGGCGGTCGTTTCACAAAGGAGACAGACCAGTTAGTATATAATTTCAATGCATCGATCAGTTTCGATCAGAAGTTCTACAAGCAGGACATCCGTGGCAGCATTGCACATGTGACAATGCTTGCAGCAAGCGGCATCCTGACAGATGCGGAACGCGACCAGATCATCGATGGATTAAACGGTATCCTTGCCGATGTGGAAAATGGAACTTTGGAGATTTCTTCCAAATATGAAGATATTCACAGCTTCGTTGAAGCGAATCTGATTGACCGGATTGGTGATGTCGGCAAGAAGCTGCACACTGGACGTTCGAGAAATGATCAGGTTGCACTTGATATGCGTCTGTATGTACGCGATGAAATCACCGAAGTAAAAAAGCTGCTCGTATCACTCATGAAAGAACTGCATACACTGATGAAGGAAAATGTAGATACCTATATGCCTGGCTTTACACATCTGCAGAAAGCACAGCCTGTTACTTTTGCACACCATGTTGGTGCGTACATGGAGATGTTCAAGCGTGATTACAGCAGACTGACAGATATCTATGCACGTATGAACTATTGTCCGCTTGGTGCAGGTGCACTGGCAGGAACAACCTATCCGTTAGATCGTGACCTGACTGCCAGCCTTCTGGATTTTGCCGGTCCAACCTTAAACAGTATGGATTCCGTATCCGACCGTGACTACGTAATTGAGATGCTTTCCGCATTCTCTACGATTATGATGCATCTGTCCCGTTTTTCTGAGGAGATCATCATCTGGAACTCCAACGAGTACCAGTTTGTTGAATTAGATGACGCTTACAGCACAGGAAGTTCAATCATGCCGCAGAAGAAGAACCCGGATATCGCCGAGCTTGTCCGTGGTAAAACCGGACGTGTGTATGGCGCGCTGATCTCCATTCTCACAACGATGAAAGGCATTCCACTTGCATATAACAAGGATATGCAGGAGGACAAGGAACTTACCTTCGATGCGATTGATACCGTCAAAGGATGTATCGCTTTGTTCACAGGTATGATTTCCACAATGAAATTAAACAAACCTGTCATGGAGAAAAGTGCCATGAACGGATTTACGAATGCTACCGATGCGGCTGATTATCTGGTTAATCACGGCGTTCCATTCCGTGATGCACATGGTATTGTCGGTCAGCTTGTACTCTACTGCATCGAGCATGACAAGTCCCTGCTTGATATGGCAATCGATGAGTATAAGGCAATCAGCCCGGTATTTGAAGATGATATCTACGATGCAATCAGCCTGAAGACCTGTGTCAGCAAGCGAAATACGATTGGTGCACCGGGAGAAGAAGCGATGAAACAGGTGCTCGCCATCAATGAAGCATACTTAGAAAAACTATAA